AGTTTTATTGGTTAGGGGCCGAGTCCCGCCAGTCACGTGGGGCCCACTTTGACAtcccttgagagagagagagagagaggaaaggaaacggcttcAAGAGTGCTTGGCTCTTGAAGACCGGCCCCCTAACGTCACGCTCCTCCTCCCGAGAAGAACCAAAATattagagttatagcatagcgtgatccACGATTCGCTACCGTGATCTGCTCCGCGGGCACCACTGACACAGGGACACGTGACCAATGAGTACGCGTTGATTGGTGCTGACGCGGCAGGCGCGCGCGCGCAGATGACggacacgtggcgccatctggcgccctcagggcgttctgcgcacgcgcagtggcgcctcgACCATCACACGTCGAATGGTCCGGAAACTTGGTAAAGCCTCCTCCAGCAACACCGCTGTCTTCTTCGCAGATGACGCGACCTTCATGGAGTGCCTCGTCAACGACGTGGGCAGCCCGGACGACGTCCCTCAACGACGTCACTTCCTGGCCAGGACGCCTCCGCGAAAGGCAGAGGTTACTGTGGCCGGCCTGCAGCCGCCATCGCCCGTTTGCTACAAGGCCAAGAAGAAAGTGACCTTCGCCTCCAACGGGGCGGCGGCAGCAAAGGCAAAGGCGAAGTCCATGCCGGACCTTGTGGACGTACCAGCCGCGCAAGACACGTCCTCCGGCCCACAGTTAAGAAACAGCAGCCGACCCGAACAGAAAGCGGGTGCCAGAAACTCTTTCGTGTTCGCGGCGTTCAGCAGACTCCAGTTCACGACGAAACGGAGCGGTTCCTTCACCAGCATTGCGCCAACGTCCGTGGATCAGAGATGATCGGCTCGATCCCGACATTAGAGTGCGTGTCTTCGTGTACATACATATATAGCTGCTTGCGCCCATTAGTCTCCTTTATTACACACCGGCGATCACACCGGTTCGCTGCGGGAATAGTGCGATACGTATATGCGCGTGTGTCCTTCGGTTGTTTCCAGGAAGACCCGGTGTATTGCCGCTGCAATCAGTGTGAAATACGTCAACGGCTCGCGTCAGAGACCTTTTTCATCACTCGTGTGTGAACTTTGTATAAAGCCTGACTGGCTAATAGACCTCAGCCTCACACAATGAGGCTGCAAGACAACACAGTTTGTTGTTGAAAACGAAAACTCTCATAGCGCTGTATGTACAGTGTGTTTCACCTATataagatttcacacaatttttaaaaatacgttCGTCGCGCACGTTCGTGTCTGCATTGTCGCAACCAGTAAAATTTCTTCAAGC
This portion of the Amblyomma americanum isolate KBUSLIRL-KWMA chromosome 10, ASM5285725v1, whole genome shotgun sequence genome encodes:
- the LOC144107576 gene encoding uncharacterized protein LOC144107576, which encodes MPSESVHPTSGVRRKRLLRRPKLRLGLHREEDMSTAKTRRARPAASPACDIAPPSYMGWRNSRYSTWFVNGEGYSPDKSLSFEIDDATFMECLVNDVGSPDDVPQRRHFLARTPPRKAEVTVAGLQPPSPVCYKAKKKVTFASNGAAAAKAKAKSMPDLVDVPAAQDTSSGPQLRNSSRPEQKAGARNSFVFAAFSRLQFTTKRSGSFTSIAPTSVDQR